cattgttagttaatgaatgtttcgatgctgaacaacggcaacatgacaacgttttcattggtccctcttctttaaacGCAGATTAAAACAAAAGTAACTAAcctgttttaaaaatgtaagaattcaaagtaaaaagtcgtcagaaaaataagtagtggagtaaagtactgataccagaacaatgtatttaagtacagtaacgaagtatttgtactccactacttcccacctctgctaatGCAGCACGTGTTACATCATCTCAGAGCAGGCACTTTTTTGAGGTTGCATGTGTGAGCGAAGCATTTAACAAGCAACTCGGCAGGATGCACTCTTCACAGATGCTTATCCGATGTGATGTGTTCCAGGTGAGCTGCCTCGGGGTGGAGCCGAGCGTGGAGGGAGATGACGGCCGCCTCGTGCTGACATCCCGCAACCCTGACGGCAGCGTGGTGCGCTTCCAGCTGCTGGCCTCTTCCCCTGAGATCTGCAGGGCCTGGGTCAACGATGTGGTTCAGATCTTGGACAGCCAGCGCAACTTCCTCAATGGTTAGACCCAGCTGCACTCTGAAGATTACACAACATCCCACGCCATTTATCCATAAATCATAATTCATCCTGGCATATATTTCATCCTTCCATATATAGACTTAAGTGCACTTATGAATCAGTGTAAGATGAGTTTTTTAGTTTGACCATGtattgtccatccatccatccatcttctcccgcttatccgaggtcgggtcgcgggggtagcagttccagcagagagccccaaactttcttttccctggcgacatcaaccagctctgactgggggatcccaaggcgctcccaggccagcgaagagatataatccctccacctggtcctaggtctaccccttggtctcttcccagctggacgtgcctggaacacctccctagggaggcgcccaggtggcatcctaactaggtgcccgaaccacctcaactggctcctttcgacgcgaaggaggagcggctcaactccgagtccctccctgatgaccgaacttctcaccttatccctaagggagacaccagccaccctgcggagaaaacccatctcggccgcttgtatccgcgatctcgttctttcggtcatgacccatccttcatgaccataggtgagggtaggaacgaaaatggcccggtagacagagagctttgccttctgtctcagctctcttttcgtcacaacggggcggtaaagcgactgcagtaccgctcccgctgctccgattctccggcccatctcacgctccattgttccctcactcgagaacaagaccccatGTATTGTGGCCTTTGGAAACTCATTCCTGCCCCCGTTCCAAGataattataaaaacaaaaatgtcaTGGTCAGTCAACATAATGAGATTCAATGTCAAAATTGTCTAATAGTACTTTATTTATACTCCATTTTCAATGTTTATAAGCGGTTTTCAAAGATGTACATCACATAACAATCTAGTTGTTTGCAGATTCAGTGTTAATTAATTATAATTCACAAGTAAAATATGCCTCCATAAAAGAAGTCATAATTATTGATGTAAAAACTGCACGTTAATAAACCTTAATGTCCTTATCTTCCTTTACCAGCACAATATAAATATGAATGTCAATGCAAAATAAACGGGATGAAGTAAACtgacaaaataaatgttgaatcCACATGACACAATGCTTTGTAAAATGTTCAGAATCAGGTACAgatcattgtttgttttttgttactgtttttgtttctgattttatgtaaagcgtctttgagcactggGAAAAGCACTATACAaatctaatttattattattataagcacTGTctatgtttctgtgtgtgtcctTCAGCCTTACAGTCACCCATTGAGTACCAGCGACGAGAGAGCAAGTCTAATAGCCTGGGCCGCAGCATGAGGCCCCTGCTGTCTGCTGCCAGCGCCCTGCGGCCCCATTCCTCCGCCTCCATTGACCGCCATAAGCTGCCATCCCTTCACTCTCACAACACCTCCCTGCCCACACTCTACCTGCCCAGCCAAGGCCAGAACCAAGGACCCATCGAGACCTACGCACTGCGGGAAGTAGGTTTCTTTAGCTGTCTCCTTCTGTGCCCTGTACTGTGACAATGTTCTGCTGCGTCTGCTCACTCAAACACAGTATTTCTATTTATGAGACACCTGAGACACAGCCAGGCCCGTTAtctcttaaaggtctcctattatactattttaaaaatatattataggtctcagatatatacaaatatatagaaaacatgtctatgaagtgtttttctcaaaataccaaacagatcacccattctagccatgcctcatacccctctatttcagccctgttaagtgctgattctgggtccgtagctctaaaaaattaaaataaatatatatatagagagagatatatatatatagagatatatatatatatatatataaatatatatatatatacatgggtatggaggaaaaaactgagggttttgTTTTTTGACACACCGggcacacatgtttatgtataaaagacatacaaaagtgcattttgcatgattggAGACCTTTAAGCTTTTTTGACTGGCGGCTGTACTGTCACACATGGGATAATTAAAATAACAAATGATATTGTGTGCATGCACTACTACAGTGTTGCTGAGTGACTTACCTGTTGTTTGCCTCTGCAGCCCACCCTGGTCCAGCCGTGCCCTGCTGACTCCACCACTGTTTCTCTGTCACATGTCCAACTGGGCTTCACTGACCAGCCAAACTGTCAAGCTGTGTCAAATGGGATGTACACACCCACCACACAAAGTGCACAGGTAGTGTATACACATGCATATAGAGACTAAGCTGTGAATACGATATCCTTTCAACTGTAATTATTTACATAGGTAAACTGGGTGCTCCTGGCTTGTATCGCAGTCATTATTCAACACCAGCAGTGGGATGATTAATGacaaaacaggaagttaaccaCATAGGGAATAATGGGCTGTTGTACAACATCTTACCATCTTTCCACTGTGCTCATTAGGGTAATTAAAAGATGAAAGACAAAATACATGTTAACCATTTATTAAGACACAAATACAGTGAAGGGTTTTTTGAAGCATAAGAAGAGTTCAAAGTCAGACaactcatgtgtttctttaacatgtttattagaagcagcatatagttgagtttggcgtctaggctcgggcctcatcactccacagatatacatagcacgatgagtgatgattaaataactaaccccagagcctacaggtggaagctggggtggtggtggggcaggcaagcagcagcgatgTGGAAGCATGGAAGTGTGgaagtagctgcagcaatagcagcagcaagcaataagcaaggggcgttatgtatgaatgcagcataagtgctcgagttgactgcctgaactagctcgcaggcttcgccccatttattTATCCCCCTATTGGATGAAAATGGAATCGATAAATATCTGGAAAGTTCTGAAGGAAACTGATTAACTTTTAGCTGTGCTGGTTTCAGTTAGTTGAATACAAAGACGGGAAATTACCACATCTCTGTTTTACACAAAATACAACAAGGTTCCATTTCACGCCTGTCTGCCTTTACTCTGTAGTTTTAACCATCTGGCCAGTCAATAATGGCAGCATCCTGTTGTTGGGCTTTACATTACCATTAGTGACGTCTCCCTCTGTCATCACTGGGCTGATGTCCTCAGTGTTGACAGCCCATTAGTTGTTGTTCTCCATACTTCTCGCTGTTTACTCAGGCTGGATAGGCTCATAATACATAATAAACAGGAAGCTAGCTGAGCCAGACGAGGAAGTCAGAGAGAGATGCCTATCAAAGCCAGAGAATGATTTCTCACTTGTGCTGGGATGAAAGGACGGACCTGGGCCAATGCATTTTCAGACTGCAGGTTTAATTGGAAAATTGCGTTAAATTAAGTTTCTTGTTTGGTATAAAAGTGAACCTACAGTATTATGAGTGAATATGTGCATGGAAGTACGTTGTGATGAATGTTCCCTCTATCCCCAGCAGAGAGCAGGAGAGGGCTGCCGGAGGGGGTCGCCTGCTGATGCTGGGAGCCAGGCTCCACTGTCGGGCCCCTCGGCCGGACGTCGCCCCAGCAACCTGGCTCAGCTTGCTGAGGACGACCTATGAACTCTCAGGCTCTCTGTCTCCTGGGGCAGGAGGACAGCAGCTAACGCCACAACTGAGGAGACACGAATACTTCTCCACTGTTAATGCCAGGCTGGACCCTTACCTGGTTCAGTCATAACTTATGGAGGATACTGAAGGAACCTGAGGGAACATATGACGGAATTATTGGCTGAAACTATGAAATTACTTTTTTAGGGAGCCATTTAATGGGCAGCCTTGGCCACTTTTGAGTGTCCATGGACAGTACCCACTACCCAGTGATACTGGTATGACAATTTGTGCTTTCTACCTTTTTGAGAGATTGAATATCTTCTCTCTTTCAAAGGGCAAGGAGAATTTGTTTGATGAAGAAATATCCATTCCTATTTGGGGCGGTCACTGGAGTTACATGTGTGCCTGAATGTTTGTTAATGCAACAATGGGTGGATGTGTTTGTAAGCATGAAAGTGTGCAAGGAGTGGCAGTAGCTCCTATGGTATCTTTGGTAAATATCCTtcataaacatgttttttttctgatGCCCCATTGTATAGACAAGTACAGCCACATTACTACATTTAGTCATTCCCCTGCTGACAACTGCTGTTTGTGTTGTATAGGAAAGGCAGAACACTTGATCTGAACACGCCAGTGGAATTTCATCTGAAAGTGAAGAAGTTTCTGTCTTGCTACATAGCTGAGAGCTCCTGGGTGCTCTCTTATTCTGTTTGACCGGCCCTCGTTTGATCTGGACAAAAAAGGCGTGAGTGGGCCCCCTAGAGGTTCTCTGTGGGAATGACGTCACTTCAGAATACTTTTTCTCTCTTTGGGCAACTCCTGAGGAGTTGCGAGATACAGTAGGTGCATTCAAAGGGACTGCTGTGCTGACCCAAAGTGCTGcatgaaacatctctgttgtgaTTGACTGACACAATGCTGCTTTACACAGATCTTTCGTTCTAGGCAGAGAACCTGTGATTTTGGGGGAAAACACCCTTAAAAGTGCATTGGTTTAAACTTATATGAATTGTTTTATTAGTCCACTGTTGTCATGTCAAGGCTGTGCACCATTTCTATAATCTCTGTTCAGCTTTTTGCCCTCATGGACTAAATACTATACAGATACCATAAAGGAAATCATACATTTCCACTTGTAAGATGAAGAAAGACCCTGGTATGCCAAGAACTGTTACCGTGTCAGCTGGTTAAAATGAAGGATAAGATGTTGCTGGATAAACAGAGTGATGCTGGTGGATCTGCATGCTCTTCCTCAGACAACAGTGCCAAAAAACAGTAGCTCGCCACTCAAGTATTTCATGCTCTTACTTATAGTTCAGTTTGCCTGTACTCTTACAAATCAATCATAGATGTATGTGTTACTATCTGGATCGTAACGCCTAAATCACACAGAGGGAAGCAAGTAAATGAATGAGGCTATTTAGTCACTATATAAACGTTCTTCTCTGTGGCCAGTAGAGGTCCCCACAAGGCTTTCACTTCCACTTAAGTTAGATCATACAGCTGCACCAAAGATCAAGAGGCCTCATGTTTCAGTGCTCACAATCAAGCAAAAGCTGCTCAATGATCCGTCCAAAACCCAGTAATAAACTACATAGAATGAACTGAACGGTGAGATATGAGTGGAACCATCTCACAAAATACATCTGAAGTTAATGTAAACTGTCTGTTTCATGGGAATGACTGATCAGGCAGTTTTTCTTTATTACAAAGCAAAACCATTACGGAGAACCAGAAAGACACCAACACCAGGAGAGGGTTTGTGAATGCCATCATGTTTGACTGACTGTTGTATCATATCAAATAAAAAGTCTTTATGAAAATGGGTGTGGTGTTTATGTTTCTCTCTAAAATAACTGCTTTTATTTCCCACAGAGACATATCTTTGTGTGGCTGTGGATTTTTATATTCTGAGGTAATGACACATActcaatatgtttttattttgtattcatttaactAAAAGTGCAACTAAAGTAGTTTTATTAGCCATATAGGCCATGGTCCTTTGACTCTGCCTTTGGGAACCTCTGACGAAGACAAAGGCAATGCATTTTGCTTGCTGTAGCATCCCCCTTGCAGAAAGTTCAAACAGGATTAAAAACAAAGAGAAGAAACCCCTGGATGAGCAGACATCTGGTTGGCTGGCCTCTGAATAAAGCCCCTTTCTGGGCAGTAAAGCAAGGCCGATCGTAACACGGCTGTGATATATGGAGGAGGGGGGGAAGGGGTATTAACTTTCACAAGGGTGCAAAATCAAAGGGAGTTCCTGTCACCACTGAGGGGGTCTCAGCAACAGGGGTCCCATTCACAGGGAATTCCTCTCCAGTGCCCTCTGTTGCATCTGTTGACTCAATCTTCTCCATTGAGAGAAAGAAAACACTCATTAAAAGCCACATGACTGTGAACTTGATTGCAGCAGGCGACACAAACAGCCCCATCAATGGATCGAGTATTTACTTTGAGGTGTGAGAATCTTTGAACAGCCCACCATGTTAGGGCTTCTTTAGGAGCTTCTTCCTTCACACCAACAGAACAAAGGCAGCATTTGTATTCTGAATGCCATCAGattatcatttaaataaaatgttagatCTTTAGGAGCTCCGGGGCATCGGAAAATCACACGTTTACTGAATGAGCTAAGAGGGTAAAAAACGTTCACTGTCAGTCACAGATACTGTATTTAAAGGTAAGACAATAACATAATTGGAAACAGTGTACGTTTCAGAAAAGACAATGTTTATTAAAATGTACATGCGGCCATAACCATAATAAAATTGTTCATGATATTTATACATAATTTACAAAGAAttgaaacatttaaaatgtttgctTATCTGAAGCCGTGGTACTTCACAGAAATCTGTAGATCAAAGACTTACATTTCAAAAAAGATCCTACCTTGAAGCTGACAAATTAGGGTTTGTTTTGGAGAAAACAAATCTAATTAACAGCAACAGAAGCTCTTTCCATTTTAAACCTGTCCTCAAGAGCCGAAATTATAGTTTTCTATTCAGCAACCTTCTGCTGTAAggcatacatttattttgaacatgaTAATATGGACATATGAAGGTAAACCTTGTGGAACTCGCTTATGTCTGGCACATCCTTCACAAAATATTTACAAAATTAATGTTTAAGATTTTTCCGTTTTCCTATCAGTTCAAATTGAAAcaagtattatttatttaaggCACAATACCTTTCTTGTTTCAGGAGAAATAGTTTTTTGTGACATTTTGAAGTAGACAAAATTCAGCACAACTCTTGAAATATCACTGAAAAAGAACTTCAATTAATCTTTAAAGCTGCTTTGCCTCAAAAAGAACATGATAACCTTTTTAAAGATGGTCTCTAAATATATTTTCACGGTACTACTTGAAGTCAAAAGTAGGGCTtcaacaacagaagatgttcGGGGAGCTTGATGCTCACCCTCTAGTGCAAACCTATGGCAGTAAGTGTAACGCAGTCTGTTCATAGTTGATTATTATTGTGGAATGATGGATTACTCTCTCTTGATATTGGTGAGCAGCGGGTCCGTGCTCTGTGAAGGCTGCGCAGACCGGCTCTTCCTGGTCTGGTGGGTCTTCACATGTTTGGAGAGGTGGTCACTCCTCATGAACCTCTTGCCGCACTGCTGGCACCCAAAGCGCTTCTCCCCGGTGTGTGTGCGGAGGTGCCGCTGTAGCTCGTCTGAACGGGTGAAGCTTTTCCCGCAGAAGAGCCAGTTACAGATGAAGGGCCTCTCCCCGGCGTGCCAGCGCAGATGTGCCTTGAGGTGAGAGGTCTTCTTGTACACTTTGCCACACTCTGGGATGTGGCAGATGTGCAGTCTCTTCTTTCCAAACTCTAACCCCCCTCCATTTGCCTGGCAGTTGGGGCATTTGCAGCGGCGGCAGCGGCGTGTGGAGCTCAGGAGGCCCTTGGAGGTGCCTTGGAGAAGAGCAGCTATCTGTGGCTGGTGGCCCAAAACCAGCTGTCTGCCCAGAGAGAAGTGATGGTTGGAGGGGGTGGCGTTGGTTTGAGGTAGGCTCCACCATTGCTGCCCTTCGTCCATATGGCCTCCAGGCAGGTGATGCCGGGCCGAGGAGTTCTGGAGGAAGCTGGGGAAGTTTTGTGCCACACTGTTGTGCTGAGGGTAATAGGAGCCGGTGGTCTGCGACTGTGAGGACAGCACTTTGACGGGGGAGAGTTCAAAGGAGTAAGAAGAAGGTGGTTCAGCCGGAGGGGTGAGAGGCAGCTcatggtggtggtgatgatgggggtgatgatgatggtgacccAGACTAGGCTGCATGTGTCCAGGAAACTGCACCTTGGGCACCGTGAAGGTCATCTGGTGTGTGCTGAGGGCTGAGCTGGGCGCCATTTCGTTGCTCCAGAGCTGGAACATCCCCGCTGTGGAGCTGACGGTGCTCTCGTAGGGGAACTGGGAACCTTCTGAGCCCATCGCACCCCCCACCTGCCAGGCCTGGCTACAGGTGGTGGCCAGGAAGGACAGGGCGTTGGGGGCTCCCTCTGGGGAGGAGCTGGGCGTCCTGTCCTGTTTGGTGATACACAAAAATACATCATCAGCCACACTGAAGACAAGTCCAAGTATTAaatcttcattcatttaaaataatatgaCCTAATTTTATTACACTATCATAGGATATTGGCACTATATCTGAGCAAAAAAGTTTGAAAGAAAGATATATTTTAAACTTTTAAATAACCCGGCTGCTTAATTTGTTGTGTTCTTAATTGGGTTTTTCTGTCTTTTCTGGAACTCCGATTTTTCAATTTTCAATTCAACCACTATGATAAGCTTACATCTTCACACATCTTGTGAAGCATATTATTTCAATACACACAAGTTGCCGAGCGGTGACTATCACCACCACTAAATCAAACAATAGAAGGCGTCAAAGATATGATTAAACAACAAACCTGTAAGAAGGTGTGCAAAAAGTTGTCAGTCCTTTGTATCGCGAGCGCAGCCATCTGTCCTCGCGCTCCTCCACGCACCTGCAACACAAACTGCGCCGAGAGGCACGAAGCAAAAAGTCTCAACTACAGCTcgggtgcagaagagaagaaAAGATGCTCTCGGATGACTCCTTGGGAAAGTAGACTGAAATATCCCGCGTCACTGAAATGTCCCTCAGTCCGCCAGGTAATTGTTGTTAGTGTGCGAGCAGTCCAGACAATCTGCTGTTGGAGCAGAGAGGTCTGAAGTTAGAGGCAGAGAGGCGCGCAGTAAATCCTTGCGATCATCTCAAAAGCGCCTGAGCTGCATCTTCTCTTTATAGAGTGAAAAGATCCTCTCAACGGGGTCTCCAGTATGATGCAGGAGAGCGAGTCAATAGAGGGAAGATGTGAGGGTGGAAGGAGGGGGGGATTGTTAGGTGAAGGGGTGGGCTACTCATCATTTCACTCAATTTCAACCAAATGCTGACCTCAAGTGTTGACTCCTCCTCCAATTGTTCTGAAAAAAGAAAGCATGATAAGAGGTTTCCTGTGATATCTAAATTGAGAGTTTGAACTTCTCCGGACATCCCATGGTATTTTCcacttctttaaataaagaaaagGTGCATGCATGATTTtgaaaaaacatttcaaattgTTTAGTGTTTCAGCAACTTTCATTTTCTACATTTAGAACCACAATATGCTGAGACTGTGATAAACTCTAAGATTAAAATAGCCAACGTAGTCAAATATTTCCCACTATGGGAGTTTTTACATGCAGCTTCAAATCCACTGTGGGAATTCAAGTAAAGATAGTAGATACATGGATTTTATATTTTTGGCAACAACCAGTGATGCAGTTTTGTTTGAAAACGTTGGCAATCTACAGTCAACATCATATCTAGGCAAACAAACAGAGGTATGGGAACAATACATTCATACTTACAGGAGGGGGAAAAGTACTTTTCCCTTTGTATCCTCACATCTTGCATAACGTCATGCAACAAAGGATAGACAAATGGCAAAACAAGTGTTCATATTTTTACTTAATTTCCTGTAACCATAGATTCACACTTGCACTTTAGATATGGTAAAATTGAACATTTTACAATGTGAGTTTGAGTTAATGCATCTTTTTGCTTAGGTGATGTTAACAGTAATTTAATAGATGATTAGGAACTGTTTTGGAAAACAATTAATATTTACATTGACAGCAGTTTACTCCATTGTTTGGTATTTTCTCCAGATGTCACATAAGACACTTTTTGTTTGTCGGCAGGCAGTTCCCGGCCTCGCAGGCGTAAGGCTCACACACCATGAACACAGTGACAGTATTTTCCCTCACAAAGCTAACTGATAAAACTCAATCAAAGCCTCTGAGTTCTCACCAGTGGGTGACATGTCAAATAGGCTGCCCTGTGTGACATTCTCACATTTCAGAGTTCAAGTAGAGGCCGCTTCAGATCTTCTCCATTAAATGCAGATTGAGGCTTAATCTCATTCTGTAAGTCTGTTCACCATTACAATGTTAAGAGTTTAAATCCAGGCTGGGAACCTGCTTCTCATGTAAATTCCTGGTTCCTCACTTACACACTGCTCCCTGTTTCACAGTCTGTGATCCTTAAATAAACATTCCTTAAGGAGGAGCCAGTTAGAATTAGAAATACATtaacttaaaacatttttttctcagTTTGGGCACAAACGTAAAGGTGTTTGTATTCAATGTGT
This Pseudochaenichthys georgianus chromosome 7, fPseGeo1.2, whole genome shotgun sequence DNA region includes the following protein-coding sequences:
- the sp5l gene encoding sp5 transcription factor-like — translated: MAALAIQRTDNFLHTFLQDRTPSSSPEGAPNALSFLATTCSQAWQVGGAMGSEGSQFPYESTVSSTAGMFQLWSNEMAPSSALSTHQMTFTVPKVQFPGHMQPSLGHHHHHPHHHHHHELPLTPPAEPPSSYSFELSPVKVLSSQSQTTGSYYPQHNSVAQNFPSFLQNSSARHHLPGGHMDEGQQWWSLPQTNATPSNHHFSLGRQLVLGHQPQIAALLQGTSKGLLSSTRRCRRCKCPNCQANGGGLEFGKKRLHICHIPECGKVYKKTSHLKAHLRWHAGERPFICNWLFCGKSFTRSDELQRHLRTHTGEKRFGCQQCGKRFMRSDHLSKHVKTHQTRKSRSAQPSQSTDPLLTNIKRE